The DNA region TAGCAGTTTTTATGTTTTGGGTTATTCATTAATAGTAACAAGTACCTTAATCCCGATAATTGAAAAAACATATAATATTGATCATTTTTTGGTAGGATTATCTTTTTCAATAGGATCTATTGCATTTTTATTATCAGCTTTATTATACGGTTATCTTTTAGAAAAATTTAATGCATTTAAAATAATTTTATCTGCCATTTTGATTTTTCTAACAGGAAATATGTTGATGTTTTTAATGAATTCATATTGGCTAATGGTTTTAGGAATATTTTTTATTAATTTTGGCGGAGGAGCTTTGGAAATTTCAATTCCATTTCTTATTGGAGTTACAGGAAATGGAAAAAAAGGAAGGATATTAAATTTATTACATTCCGCTTTTGCTATAGGAGCATTGAGTAGTCCTGTTTTTTCATCACTGATATTAAAGTATACTAAATATTGGAAGTTGTCTTTTTTAGCTGGAATATTATTGAATATCATTCCGTTAATTTCGTTGTTTTTAATTAAAAGTTTTATAGAATCCACACATACGAATTATTTGAATAAAGAAAAAAAGAGTATTAAAGGTATAATCAATTTTACTTTTATTATATTGGTATTAGCGTTGTCTTTTTATGTAGGATATGAAATGAATTTTTCATCCTGGATATCAACATTTTTATATGAATTTAGAAATTTTAGTATTTCAACAGCAGCATTATATCCGTCATTTCTATGGTTTGGATTATTTTTAGGAAGAACATTATTTTCAAAAATGCCGGAAAGATATGGTTACAAAAAATGGTTAATTATAACAGTGTTATTTTCTATATTATTTTCAGCGTTTACAATTTATGTAAGTAAAGATGTTATTATTTCCGCAATTGGAACAATATTGGTAGGGACAGCATTTGCAACAACATATCCAACTATTCAAGCCTTAATAGTAGAAAAATATGAAAATAATAAAGGAATAGCTCTAAGTATTGCTTCTGGCGGAACATCTATTATTTCTGGAGGGATAACCTATTTAATTGGTTATATTGGAAAACTGAACGGATTGTTATATAGTTTTTTTATAGTAATAACTATAAATATTTTAGAATTAATTATAGTGTTTCTAATTAATGAAAAGGAATAATATCAAAGAAAATTCAAAAAAGAAAAAGTATTTTTGGGGGGATACCTATGGAATTGATGAATTTAACGATTGAAAAAGTTAACAAATTATTCGATGAAAAAAAATTAAGTAGTGTAGAATTGGTAGAGTTTTATCTTGAAAGAATTGCAAAATATAATAATATGTTAAATGCAATATTAGAAATTAATCCTGATGCTATATTTATCGCTCGAAAATTAGATTTGGAAAGAAAAAAAGGAAAAATAAGAAGTAAATTACATGGAATTCCTATAATTATTAAAGGAAATATTGACACAAATGATAAAATGCAAACAACTGCTGGAGTTAAAGCATTAGAAGGAAACTTTGCAAAAGAAGATGCATATTTAGTAAAATTATTAAGAAAAGCGGGAGCCGTTATTTTGGGAAAAGCCAATCTTACTGAATTTGCCAATTTTGTTTCTTTTAAGATGAAAAACGGTTACTCAACATTAGGAGGACAAACTAAAAATCCATATGGTAATTTTGATACTGGAGGATCAAGTTCTGGCTCTGCAGTAGCTGTAGCAGCAGATTTATGTTTAGCAGCTATAGGAACTGAAACATCTGGTTCTATTTTATCGCCAAGCAGTTCAAATTCATGCGTTGGTCTAAAACCAACTACAGGTTCAATTAGCAGAAGTGGTATTATACCAATTTCATATACACAAGATACTGCTGGACCAATAACTAGAACAGTTAAAGATGCTTATGAAATATTTAAAATATTGAGTAGATATGATAAAAAAGATGCTGCTACTTATATAGTAAAAGATTATAATCCAAAATATAATGAAATAAAAAATTATAAGGGGATGATTTTTGGTTATTCTGAAAATCATATAAAATGGTTAGAGGATGAAAAAAAAGATGCGTTTTTTAAAGCGTTGAAAAAAGTTGAGAAATTGGGCGGGAAAATAATTAAAGTAAAATTTGAGAATTTGGATAAAATAAATAACATCAATGTACTTTATTATGAATTTAAACATGGAATAAATAATTATTTAAAAGATAAAGATTTAGAAGTAAAAACGTTGAATGATATTATAAAATATAATTATAAAAATCCAAAAGCAATAAAATATGGACAAAATATTTTAATTAGATCAGATGGGACAAATAT from Marinitoga sp. 1197 includes:
- a CDS encoding MFS transporter — protein: MKKTELIFGFSSFYVLGYSLIVTSTLIPIIEKTYNIDHFLVGLSFSIGSIAFLLSALLYGYLLEKFNAFKIILSAILIFLTGNMLMFLMNSYWLMVLGIFFINFGGGALEISIPFLIGVTGNGKKGRILNLLHSAFAIGALSSPVFSSLILKYTKYWKLSFLAGILLNIIPLISLFLIKSFIESTHTNYLNKEKKSIKGIINFTFIILVLALSFYVGYEMNFSSWISTFLYEFRNFSISTAALYPSFLWFGLFLGRTLFSKMPERYGYKKWLIITVLFSILFSAFTIYVSKDVIISAIGTILVGTAFATTYPTIQALIVEKYENNKGIALSIASGGTSIISGGITYLIGYIGKLNGLLYSFFIVITINILELIIVFLINEKE
- a CDS encoding amidase family protein; amino-acid sequence: MELMNLTIEKVNKLFDEKKLSSVELVEFYLERIAKYNNMLNAILEINPDAIFIARKLDLERKKGKIRSKLHGIPIIIKGNIDTNDKMQTTAGVKALEGNFAKEDAYLVKLLRKAGAVILGKANLTEFANFVSFKMKNGYSTLGGQTKNPYGNFDTGGSSSGSAVAVAADLCLAAIGTETSGSILSPSSSNSCVGLKPTTGSISRSGIIPISYTQDTAGPITRTVKDAYEIFKILSRYDKKDAATYIVKDYNPKYNEIKNYKGMIFGYSENHIKWLEDEKKDAFFKALKKVEKLGGKIIKVKFENLDKINNINVLYYEFKHGINNYLKDKDLEVKTLNDIIKYNYKNPKAIKYGQNILIRSDGTNINDKEYLKSLLNDRKYSRKLGIDKVMDEYNLTALLFPANYGAGIAAKAGYPSITVSTTYINGEPFGLTFTARFLEEEKLFSLAQCYEQSYNVKKLPKIITSYNEFKEKYKI